In Brevibacillus brevis NBRC 100599, a single genomic region encodes these proteins:
- a CDS encoding PLP-dependent aminotransferase family protein, whose translation MKWELNRLSEIPLTKQIYQAIADKILSNLIAAGTLLPSVRNLSKELKVSTDTVIQAYRDLEKDGFITRLQGKGTFVNQREQKPVPKSPNTLPYAWQLSVQDYLPRAYFSNHAQSHEKNNLSISRINPGLFPNRFIEKLISDELLQNSKSISTYGEIQGDKELREVFARYLKKEHKLKTSPQDLLITCGSQQGIELVAKSFVGPGDFVMVEAPTYPAAIDIFRSRGASIIQVPVDQQGLRVDLLDPLVEKYKPRLIYTIPNFQNPTGAVLSFPRRQELLHIAQRTNTLIVEDDPWSEIYFDGCPPLPLKSLDTYGHVIYLKGSKIIGPGCRIGVLAANGTLLSRLIAAKGLSDLGTPLLNQKVVSLLLDSKRISTHTEKLRTALEIRRDMITEMLKKLPDVVTVNVPTGGLNYWITLPACVNTDNLLYEAKKEGVSFMPGSAFYAHAPECHHLRICFSSVDEYSLQDGVHKLFKVMNRAVKGRKE comes from the coding sequence ATGAAATGGGAACTGAACCGTTTGTCAGAAATACCTCTAACCAAGCAAATTTATCAGGCGATTGCAGACAAAATTTTATCCAATTTAATCGCCGCGGGTACGTTATTGCCGTCTGTTCGCAACCTGTCAAAAGAATTAAAAGTTAGTACCGATACGGTTATTCAAGCCTATCGTGATTTGGAAAAAGATGGTTTCATTACTCGCTTGCAAGGAAAAGGAACTTTCGTGAATCAACGAGAACAAAAGCCAGTACCCAAAAGCCCAAACACATTACCCTATGCATGGCAGTTATCCGTCCAAGATTATTTGCCAAGAGCATATTTCTCCAACCATGCCCAGTCTCATGAAAAAAATAATCTCTCCATTTCTAGGATAAACCCTGGTTTATTCCCCAATCGGTTCATTGAGAAACTAATATCGGACGAATTGCTACAAAATTCAAAATCAATTTCAACGTACGGAGAAATTCAAGGAGATAAAGAACTTCGAGAAGTTTTTGCCCGTTATCTGAAGAAAGAGCATAAACTGAAAACGAGTCCCCAGGATTTACTCATTACATGCGGTTCGCAACAAGGAATTGAATTGGTTGCTAAAAGTTTTGTAGGCCCTGGTGACTTCGTCATGGTAGAAGCCCCCACCTATCCCGCAGCTATAGATATATTTAGGTCCAGAGGAGCATCGATCATTCAGGTTCCTGTTGATCAGCAAGGATTACGGGTTGATCTGCTAGATCCACTCGTCGAAAAATATAAGCCGCGCTTGATATACACGATACCAAACTTTCAAAATCCAACTGGCGCAGTATTAAGCTTTCCTCGAAGACAAGAACTTTTACATATTGCACAACGAACAAATACTCTGATTGTAGAAGATGATCCATGGAGTGAAATATACTTTGATGGATGTCCCCCATTGCCGCTGAAAAGCCTTGATACATATGGTCATGTGATCTATTTGAAAGGGAGTAAGATCATTGGTCCAGGTTGCAGAATCGGGGTTTTGGCAGCCAATGGAACACTATTAAGCCGACTAATTGCAGCGAAAGGCTTATCCGATTTAGGAACGCCTCTTCTAAATCAAAAGGTGGTATCGCTATTGCTGGACTCCAAACGAATCAGTACACACACTGAAAAGCTTAGGACGGCATTAGAAATAAGACGTGACATGATAACGGAAATGTTGAAGAAATTGCCGGATGTGGTTACGGTGAACGTTCCAACGGGAGGACTCAATTATTGGATTACACTTCCTGCATGTGTAAATACCGACAATCTATTATATGAGGCGAAAAAAGAAGGAGTTTCTTTTATGCCAGGTTCAGCATTTTATGCACATGCTCCCGAATGCCATCATCTCCGCATTTGTTTCTCATCTGTTGATGAATACAGCTTGCAGGATGGGGTACATAAGCTATTCAAGGTTATGAACAGAGCAGTAAAGGGCAGAAAAGAATGA
- a CDS encoding MFS transporter — protein MKPSSDRENTRRITSNIFKGSLGNLIEWYDWYVYAAFAVYFSSQFFPKGDATSQLLNTAAVFAIGFLMRPIGSLLLGRYADRHGRRAALTLSVTIMAGGSLVIAVTPNYETIGVFAPIILVLARLLQGLSLGGEYGTSATYLSEMASSGRRGFYSSFQYVTLISGQLLALGVQIILQQILPEEAMMAWGWRIPFIIGAFGAVAVLWLRRSMDESEQYTKMESKNKEKAGTLRELMKHPKAVLAVVGLTLGGTIAFNTYTTYLQKFMVITVGMPKDVVSWINFTALLVFVVLQPLAGMLSDRIGRRPLLIGFGILGTLWTVPMFMLLEQTTSPYVAFLLMLSGLIIVTGYTSINAIVKAEMFPTAIRALGVGFPYGVTVAIFGGTAEFIALWFKSIGNESLFYYYVAACIAISLLVYWRMGESSKNSQIEAELNTEKDKHASSQ, from the coding sequence ATGAAGCCATCGAGTGATCGTGAAAATACGCGGCGCATCACAAGCAACATTTTTAAAGGTTCACTGGGGAACCTGATTGAATGGTACGACTGGTATGTCTATGCAGCTTTTGCGGTGTATTTCTCGTCTCAGTTTTTTCCAAAGGGCGACGCTACCAGCCAGTTGCTGAATACTGCCGCTGTTTTTGCTATCGGATTTTTAATGAGACCGATCGGGAGCTTGCTCCTGGGTCGATACGCTGACCGTCATGGGCGTCGTGCTGCGTTGACATTGTCTGTTACCATCATGGCGGGTGGTTCTCTGGTGATTGCCGTAACACCAAACTATGAAACGATCGGCGTGTTTGCGCCTATTATTCTCGTTCTTGCCCGCTTGCTCCAAGGTCTTTCGCTTGGCGGGGAATACGGAACATCTGCCACGTACTTGTCCGAGATGGCTTCGAGTGGTCGCCGAGGGTTCTATTCTAGCTTCCAGTACGTCACGCTAATCAGTGGTCAGCTGTTGGCATTGGGTGTGCAAATTATCCTGCAGCAAATACTCCCAGAAGAAGCGATGATGGCATGGGGCTGGCGAATTCCGTTCATCATCGGAGCATTTGGCGCAGTAGCCGTGTTGTGGTTGCGCCGCAGTATGGACGAATCGGAGCAGTATACCAAAATGGAGTCGAAAAACAAGGAGAAGGCGGGTACACTACGAGAGCTGATGAAGCATCCGAAGGCGGTGCTGGCAGTTGTCGGTCTTACGCTCGGGGGAACCATTGCCTTTAACACCTACACAACCTATTTGCAAAAATTCATGGTGATTACGGTAGGAATGCCGAAAGATGTAGTCAGCTGGATTAACTTTACCGCATTGCTCGTATTCGTCGTCTTGCAGCCGCTTGCTGGTATGCTGTCCGACCGAATTGGACGGCGCCCGTTGTTGATTGGTTTCGGTATTCTTGGAACATTGTGGACCGTACCGATGTTTATGCTCCTGGAACAAACGACTAGCCCATATGTTGCTTTCCTGCTGATGCTGTCTGGTCTTATCATTGTTACTGGCTATACGTCCATCAATGCGATCGTGAAAGCCGAGATGTTTCCTACCGCCATTCGTGCTCTGGGTGTAGGCTTTCCATACGGGGTGACCGTTGCGATCTTTGGGGGAACAGCGGAGTTCATCGCGCTATGGTTCAAAAGCATCGGGAACGAGTCTCTCTTCTATTACTATGTAGCAGCTTGTATTGCCATAAGTCTTCTCGTTTACTGGCGCATGGGTGAGTCTTCGAAAAACTCCCAGATTGAAGCTGAGCTGAACACTGAAAAGGACAAGCATGCTTCTAGTCAATAG
- a CDS encoding LytR/AlgR family response regulator transcription factor, whose protein sequence is MLLKTIIIDDEPAICSELEYLLKKYIDIQVDAIYTNPLEALPHMLNSEPDLLMLDIQMPGMNGLEFAKTLNQMSNPPLIVFSTAYHEHALEAFSTLAVGYLTKPIMESKLDDVIQKVRTLRKRAAMNDRTATVPLMEEHVCIRKSNKIIPIPVGQIYFAFVREKDLYVATKESIDKCDLSLNELEEILNRSRSFFRSHRNYILNVKHIKEIIPWFNHTYLIKMNDDSQTDIPVSRGRMKAFRGLMNL, encoded by the coding sequence ATGCTCCTGAAAACGATCATCATCGATGACGAGCCAGCCATTTGTTCCGAATTGGAATATTTGCTGAAAAAGTATATTGATATCCAGGTGGACGCAATCTATACCAATCCACTGGAAGCATTGCCTCATATGCTCAATTCCGAGCCTGATTTGCTTATGCTCGATATTCAGATGCCCGGGATGAATGGGCTTGAATTTGCCAAAACATTGAATCAGATGTCCAATCCCCCATTGATCGTTTTTTCGACTGCCTATCACGAACACGCTCTGGAGGCTTTTTCCACGCTGGCTGTGGGCTATTTGACCAAACCGATCATGGAATCGAAATTGGACGACGTGATCCAAAAAGTGCGGACACTGAGGAAGCGAGCGGCCATGAATGACCGCACCGCGACAGTTCCCCTGATGGAAGAGCATGTCTGCATCCGGAAGAGCAACAAGATCATCCCGATCCCTGTAGGGCAGATTTACTTTGCGTTTGTGCGGGAGAAAGATTTATATGTGGCGACTAAAGAGAGTATCGACAAGTGTGATTTGTCCTTAAATGAGCTAGAGGAGATTTTGAATCGGTCCCGCTCTTTCTTTCGAAGTCATCGGAATTATATTTTGAATGTGAAGCATATTAAAGAGATTATTCCGTGGTTTAATCATACGTATTTGATTAAGATGAATGATGATAGTCAGACGGATATTCCTGTTAGTAGGGGGAGGATGAAAGCGTTTCGGGGGTTGATGAATTTGTGA
- a CDS encoding ECF transporter S component — MDSTFSPRKATKTKTLVINALFIAFTLAATMFINLRLPIMGNGGLIHLGNVPLLIAAFVYGRKTGAIAGAFGMGLFDLISGWTAWAPFTFVIVGAMGYVAGLIAEKVPGNRVFVYALAVVAALVIKIVGYYFVEVILYGNWIQPFGSIPGNVLQVVVAAVIVIPLVGRLKKIVGQG; from the coding sequence ATGGATTCTACTTTTTCACCAAGAAAAGCAACAAAGACGAAAACCTTAGTTATTAACGCACTCTTCATCGCTTTTACGCTCGCAGCCACCATGTTTATCAATTTACGACTCCCGATCATGGGTAACGGTGGCCTCATTCATCTCGGTAACGTGCCTCTTTTAATCGCAGCCTTTGTGTACGGCAGAAAAACAGGAGCTATCGCTGGAGCTTTTGGTATGGGCCTCTTTGACCTTATCTCCGGTTGGACAGCATGGGCACCGTTTACCTTCGTAATCGTAGGTGCAATGGGGTATGTAGCTGGCCTCATCGCCGAAAAGGTGCCTGGCAATCGGGTATTTGTGTACGCACTCGCGGTTGTCGCTGCATTGGTGATTAAGATCGTGGGCTACTACTTTGTTGAGGTTATTCTTTACGGGAACTGGATTCAACCGTTTGGCTCCATTCCGGGGAACGTTTTGCAGGTGGTAGTAGCAGCGGTTATTGTTATTCCGCTGGTGGGGCGATTGAAGAAGATTGTTGGGCAAGGGTAA
- a CDS encoding pyridoxamine 5'-phosphate oxidase family protein — protein sequence MRRKEFAMTEEENMKELETFLNEMSFGFLGTVGADGKPSVTPLNYVYHHGSIYFHGSRIGEKMNNLSANEEVTFAIAKEYAIIPSYFEDPLLACPATAYYKSVRIDGRAVVVSDLREKADALEAFMRKLQPEGGYKTIDADDPDYIPRLKGVGLVRIDADHTSGKFKFGQNLKEPVRNGIIEGLSERGLPQDAETIELMRRYCPHAHTD from the coding sequence ATGCGTAGAAAGGAATTTGCAATGACGGAAGAAGAAAACATGAAGGAATTGGAAACGTTCTTGAACGAAATGAGCTTCGGGTTTCTCGGAACGGTAGGAGCGGACGGAAAGCCCTCCGTAACTCCGCTCAATTATGTATACCATCATGGATCAATCTATTTCCACGGAAGTAGAATTGGAGAGAAAATGAACAATTTATCCGCCAATGAAGAGGTTACATTTGCAATCGCCAAAGAATACGCGATTATCCCGTCATATTTTGAAGACCCGCTGCTGGCTTGTCCGGCAACCGCTTACTACAAATCTGTGCGGATAGACGGACGGGCAGTTGTCGTCAGCGATCTGCGCGAAAAGGCGGACGCCTTGGAAGCGTTCATGCGCAAGCTGCAGCCTGAGGGCGGCTACAAGACGATTGACGCCGATGATCCCGATTACATCCCTCGACTGAAAGGTGTAGGCCTCGTCCGCATCGATGCCGATCATACAAGCGGGAAGTTCAAATTTGGACAGAACTTGAAGGAGCCAGTTAGAAACGGGATCATCGAAGGGCTTTCAGAACGCGGTCTTCCGCAGGACGCTGAAACGATTGAACTGATGCGCCGCTACTGTCCGCATGCCCATACAGACTAA
- a CDS encoding LytS/YhcK type 5TM receptor domain-containing protein, whose amino-acid sequence MTITMLLGLLEDISVIAVIALIIGQLDYFRNIMYGKNNWMRIVILSTLFGFLSVIGTENGLRVNDALANTRIVGAVAGGLIGGPVVGFLAGLIGGIHRYSIGGFTAFACAISTVMNGYLAGIVSTKMNMLRLKWQHIVLIGVTAELIQKVMVLLMAKPFSAALELEVKIAIPTTIMTIAGLLLFTRVFQNLKMMQDQSGALGANLALSIASQTLPHLRTGLNEYSAKKTAELIREMAKVDAVAITDREKLLSAKGHELENHLQKETLCAQVAEAVLNHPTGIWCDKDFALPHPPRLKSINAASLYHQNQKIGTLQFYYKTSSSKTSQTNEKLVDGLAKLLSVQIELAEIEHQAKMRKQAEVSALQAQINPHFLFNTLGTIMSYCRTDPDQARNLIGHLSDIFRRNLKSKGNHHSLQEELDGIKSYLEIEKVRFSNRLKVNMEIDETLLECKLPVLTLQPIVENAIHHGLSPKVSDCLLTIRVEPYDHEVKISIEDNGVGISEERLAEIWNSQSKGIGLINVHSRLQSIYGKKYGLTIQSQPGLGTVVSFVAPLSAFEKEVHPDAPENDHHR is encoded by the coding sequence ATGACAATCACTATGCTTCTGGGACTGCTTGAAGACATCTCTGTAATTGCAGTCATCGCCCTTATCATCGGCCAACTCGATTACTTTCGGAACATCATGTACGGGAAAAACAACTGGATGCGGATCGTGATCCTCTCTACGCTGTTTGGGTTCCTGTCGGTTATCGGAACGGAGAATGGCTTACGGGTCAATGACGCACTCGCCAATACGCGCATTGTCGGTGCCGTCGCTGGTGGGTTGATCGGAGGGCCTGTCGTCGGTTTTTTGGCCGGCCTAATAGGCGGTATTCATCGCTATTCGATCGGTGGATTTACCGCATTCGCCTGTGCCATCTCGACCGTAATGAACGGCTACTTGGCCGGAATCGTCAGTACGAAAATGAATATGCTACGTCTGAAATGGCAGCATATCGTACTGATTGGCGTTACAGCCGAGCTCATTCAAAAAGTTATGGTGCTGCTCATGGCCAAGCCTTTTTCAGCGGCACTCGAGCTGGAAGTCAAAATCGCGATCCCGACCACCATTATGACCATTGCAGGTCTGCTGCTCTTCACGCGCGTTTTCCAAAATCTCAAAATGATGCAAGACCAGTCCGGCGCATTGGGGGCAAACCTTGCCTTGTCGATTGCCAGCCAGACGTTGCCTCATCTGCGGACGGGGCTAAATGAATATTCTGCGAAAAAAACCGCTGAACTGATCCGTGAAATGGCCAAGGTGGATGCAGTCGCCATTACCGACCGCGAAAAGCTGCTCAGCGCAAAAGGCCATGAACTGGAGAATCATTTGCAGAAAGAGACGCTGTGTGCACAAGTAGCGGAGGCTGTTTTGAACCACCCTACAGGGATATGGTGCGACAAAGATTTTGCTCTTCCGCATCCACCTCGCCTAAAATCGATCAACGCCGCATCGTTGTATCATCAAAACCAGAAAATCGGGACGTTGCAATTCTACTATAAAACCTCTTCCTCCAAGACGTCCCAGACCAACGAGAAGTTAGTGGACGGCCTAGCCAAGCTGCTGTCGGTCCAAATTGAACTGGCGGAGATCGAGCATCAAGCGAAAATGAGGAAGCAAGCTGAAGTGAGCGCCCTGCAAGCACAAATCAACCCGCATTTTCTGTTCAACACCTTGGGGACGATAATGTCCTACTGTCGAACAGACCCTGATCAAGCGAGAAACTTAATCGGTCATTTAAGCGACATCTTCAGGCGCAATTTGAAAAGCAAGGGAAATCATCACAGCTTGCAGGAAGAACTGGACGGAATCAAGTCGTATTTGGAAATCGAGAAGGTCCGATTTAGCAACCGTTTAAAGGTGAACATGGAGATCGACGAAACCCTGCTGGAGTGCAAATTGCCTGTCCTGACTTTGCAGCCAATCGTGGAAAATGCCATTCACCATGGACTTTCCCCAAAAGTTAGCGACTGTCTGCTCACGATTCGAGTGGAACCGTACGACCATGAAGTGAAAATTAGCATTGAGGACAATGGAGTTGGAATCAGCGAAGAGCGTTTGGCCGAAATCTGGAACAGCCAATCAAAAGGCATCGGCCTTATCAATGTCCATTCACGGCTGCAATCCATTTATGGCAAAAAATACGGCCTCACGATTCAAAGCCAGCCTGGTTTGGGAACAGTCGTATCCTTTGTCGCTCCGTTATCCGCATTTGAAAAGGAAGTGCATCCAGATGCTCCTGAAAACGATCATCATCGATGA
- a CDS encoding acyltransferase family protein: MSKRIKELDSIRGLAAITVVIGHFCLMLPSLPDSIKFSPLRFLWAGGEAVIIFYVLSGFVLSMAIYHSKTNYWGYLIKRFVRIYIPYYVWIFITFALFILFSPYEVTGLRDWYYDKWQGPITGLDIINHLVLLNNFFSDNYNPVIWSLAQEMRISIVFPLLFLLFYKQSWKKTILLAMSFSFISIFLNILHIGKAEGFYNGYADTLHFTSMFMVGMLLFKHQEELVRLYRNMKKLKRRLLITLGVILYLYSTGLLLISRSDTMFLLKDWGVVIGVSILIIMAMSNLKVKAILNKSVFVYLGEISYSIYLCHFPIMMVLFKLLYTKIPISLLFLLCVTTAILFSSVSYHFIEKNCIKWAKQRTIKFQKNV, from the coding sequence ATGAGTAAGAGAATAAAAGAATTAGATTCAATACGAGGATTGGCGGCTATTACAGTGGTGATAGGACATTTTTGTTTAATGTTACCATCGTTGCCTGATTCTATTAAATTTTCACCTCTTAGATTTTTATGGGCTGGTGGAGAAGCTGTAATCATTTTTTATGTACTCAGTGGTTTTGTCTTATCTATGGCAATTTATCATTCAAAAACAAACTATTGGGGATATTTAATTAAGCGATTTGTAAGAATTTATATCCCTTATTATGTCTGGATATTCATCACCTTTGCTTTATTTATTTTGTTTTCGCCATATGAAGTTACGGGACTACGAGATTGGTACTATGATAAGTGGCAAGGTCCTATAACAGGATTAGATATTATCAATCACCTAGTGCTTCTCAACAACTTTTTTTCAGATAATTACAATCCGGTTATCTGGTCATTGGCTCAAGAAATGCGTATATCTATCGTGTTTCCCTTGTTATTCCTTCTTTTTTATAAACAGAGTTGGAAGAAAACGATACTGCTTGCCATGAGCTTTTCTTTCATTAGTATTTTCCTTAATATATTGCACATTGGAAAAGCTGAGGGATTTTATAATGGTTATGCTGATACACTACATTTCACATCTATGTTTATGGTCGGAATGTTACTTTTTAAGCATCAGGAAGAACTTGTCCGTTTATATAGAAATATGAAAAAATTAAAAAGAAGGCTTCTTATCACATTAGGAGTCATTCTATATTTATACTCTACTGGATTATTGCTGATTTCTCGTAGTGATACGATGTTTCTATTAAAAGATTGGGGCGTTGTAATTGGTGTTAGTATACTTATTATAATGGCTATGAGTAACCTAAAAGTAAAAGCAATTTTAAATAAGAGTGTATTTGTATACTTAGGGGAAATTTCATATAGTATCTATTTATGTCATTTTCCAATCATGATGGTGCTATTTAAACTTTTGTATACCAAAATTCCAATCTCTTTGCTGTTCCTCTTATGTGTTACAACGGCAATATTGTTTTCTAGCGTATCGTATCATTTTATTGAAAAGAACTGTATAAAATGGGCAAAGCAAAGAACAATAAAATTCCAGAAAAATGTGTAA